A region of Pseudarthrobacter sp. NIBRBAC000502770 DNA encodes the following proteins:
- a CDS encoding MarR family winged helix-turn-helix transcriptional regulator → MDHWPTGRLLSTAARLVEHSWNEKLGAIGLTHAGVIAIEVLAAQGPMTQAQLAQYVRVQAQTMGKTLSRLESHGHIARVRSTSDRRSHVVSLTEQGKEAVAQAVEMERSVLASSSIDPDLLRQELKAVVRELASQFSTTPSNAGALMDNAAK, encoded by the coding sequence ATGGATCACTGGCCCACAGGGCGCCTTCTGTCCACTGCTGCGCGACTCGTTGAGCACTCCTGGAACGAAAAACTGGGCGCCATCGGCCTCACCCATGCCGGTGTTATCGCCATCGAGGTCCTTGCCGCGCAAGGGCCCATGACCCAGGCCCAGCTTGCCCAGTACGTGCGCGTGCAGGCCCAGACCATGGGGAAGACCCTCAGCCGGCTTGAGTCCCACGGCCACATCGCCCGTGTCCGCAGCACCTCGGACCGCAGGAGCCACGTGGTTTCCCTGACCGAGCAGGGCAAGGAAGCTGTTGCCCAGGCCGTGGAGATGGAGCGCTCCGTCCTCGCATCCTCCTCTATTGACCCTGATCTGCTGCGCCAGGAGCTGAAGGCAGTAGTCCGGGAACTGGCCAGCCAGTTCTCCACGACTCCCAGCAATGCCGGCGCCCTGATGGACAACGCCGCCAAGTAG
- the bcp gene encoding thioredoxin-dependent thiol peroxidase, whose translation MAERLVTGDKAPAFTLQDSTGKGVSLAPRPGRSTIVYFYPAASTPGCTKEACDFRDSLSSLQAAGYDVLGISPDPVEKLAKFAAHESLTFPLLSDADHAVAEAYGAWGEKKNYGKTYEGLIRSTIVVDPDGNVALAQYNVRATGHVAKLRRDLSLDS comes from the coding sequence ATGGCTGAAAGACTCGTTACCGGCGACAAGGCCCCCGCTTTCACCCTGCAGGATTCCACCGGCAAGGGCGTCAGCCTGGCTCCCCGCCCCGGCCGCTCCACCATCGTCTACTTCTACCCCGCGGCCTCCACCCCGGGCTGCACCAAGGAAGCCTGCGATTTCCGGGACAGCCTGTCATCCCTGCAGGCCGCCGGCTACGACGTCCTTGGCATCTCCCCCGACCCGGTCGAAAAACTGGCAAAGTTCGCCGCACATGAGTCGCTGACCTTCCCACTGCTCTCCGACGCTGACCACGCCGTGGCGGAGGCCTACGGCGCCTGGGGCGAAAAGAAAAACTACGGCAAGACCTACGAAGGCCTGATCCGCTCCACAATCGTGGTGGACCCGGACGGCAACGTGGCGCTAGCCCAATACAACGTCCGGGCCACCGGCCACGTGGCCAAACTCAGGCGGGACCTCAGCCTGGACTCCTGA
- a CDS encoding fasciclin domain-containing protein, translating to MQTFKRTTFTVAGVAAAALLSLTACGGSGSTSGSSASSAPMSSAPSSSMASPSSSSMASPSAGSSMGAMNPAANLVGPGCAAYAKQVPTGAGSVEGMALDPVAVAASNNPILTTLTAAVSGKLNPKVNLVDTLNGGEFTVFAPVDDAFKKIDPATIETLKTDDALLSKILTYHVVPGQITPDKIAGTHATVEGGSVTVTGSGDNLKVDNANVVCGGVKTKNATVYLVDSVLMPK from the coding sequence ATGCAGACCTTCAAGCGCACCACTTTCACCGTCGCAGGCGTTGCAGCGGCCGCTCTGCTCAGCCTCACCGCCTGCGGCGGCTCCGGCAGCACTTCCGGGTCGTCGGCGTCCTCGGCGCCGATGTCATCCGCCCCCAGCTCCAGCATGGCGTCCCCGTCCAGCTCCAGCATGGCTTCGCCGTCCGCAGGTTCCTCGATGGGCGCCATGAACCCGGCAGCAAACCTGGTTGGCCCCGGCTGCGCCGCCTACGCCAAGCAGGTACCCACCGGCGCAGGCTCGGTAGAGGGCATGGCGCTGGATCCGGTGGCCGTGGCAGCCTCCAACAACCCCATCCTCACCACGCTCACCGCGGCGGTGTCCGGCAAGTTGAACCCCAAGGTGAACCTGGTTGACACGCTCAACGGTGGCGAATTCACCGTCTTCGCGCCCGTGGACGACGCCTTCAAGAAGATCGACCCCGCCACCATTGAAACCCTGAAGACAGACGACGCCCTGCTGAGCAAGATCCTCACCTACCACGTGGTTCCCGGCCAGATCACCCCTGACAAGATCGCCGGTACGCACGCCACGGTAGAGGGCGGCTCCGTCACGGTCACCGGCAGCGGCGACAACCTCAAGGTGGACAACGCCAACGTGGTCTGCGGTGGCGTCAAGACCAAGAATGCCACCGTCTACCTGGTCGACTCGGTCCTCATGCCCAAGTAG
- a CDS encoding ABC transporter substrate-binding protein, translated as MPSSTSRRTVIKAGAVLMALGVTSCTGLPSPSPTSGTPSSPPAEPQATFNFGTAAQPLGLDPALSNDVESQRITRQILEGLVGVDQTTGKPTPLLATEWNESNEGRTYTFKLRTGVTFQDGTPFNADAVCTNFNRWFAFPAELRKQAPGSSFKGVFKAHSDEPGLSIFKSCTALAPDTVQIDLTQRFTAFLPALTLPAFAMASPAALASGKADVLDQNRGGQAMSAFATNPVGTGPFSLAAWGTDNVTLASNPAYWGDRGQIATINFLAYNHPQTRLQALLDGKIDGYDAVTVGNFDQLVKRGKQIVQRDPFSVMYVGLNQDVPILQNQKIRQAVELAIDKETLIRKFFIDNTAKATQFVPPKISGFNNDAPELGHDPAKAKDYLKEGGYAGEELKFYYPLNVTRPYLPTPEKVYAELSRQLTAVGFNIRPVPVDWSNGYLQKVQSAGDHALHILGWNGSYSDADNFVGPLFGEKNGEFGYQDPQVFSKINRARGLPEGKERDDLYHTINTQIAATVPAVPIAFPISALALSDRVLSYPASPVLNEVFTKVQLKP; from the coding sequence GTGCCCAGCAGTACATCGCGGCGGACGGTCATCAAGGCCGGCGCCGTCCTCATGGCGCTGGGCGTTACGTCGTGCACAGGGCTGCCGTCCCCCTCCCCCACCTCCGGCACTCCCAGTTCCCCGCCGGCTGAGCCGCAGGCCACCTTCAATTTCGGCACCGCGGCGCAGCCCCTGGGGCTGGACCCGGCCCTGTCCAACGATGTGGAGTCCCAGCGGATCACCCGGCAGATCCTCGAAGGCCTGGTGGGGGTTGACCAGACTACCGGCAAGCCCACTCCGCTGCTGGCGACGGAATGGAACGAATCCAACGAGGGCCGCACCTACACCTTCAAGCTCCGCACCGGGGTCACCTTCCAGGACGGCACCCCTTTCAACGCCGACGCCGTCTGCACCAACTTCAACCGTTGGTTCGCTTTCCCTGCCGAGCTGCGGAAGCAGGCACCGGGCAGCTCCTTCAAGGGCGTATTCAAGGCACACTCCGACGAGCCCGGGCTGTCGATCTTCAAGAGCTGCACCGCGTTGGCCCCGGACACGGTCCAGATCGACCTCACGCAGCGATTCACCGCCTTCCTGCCGGCACTGACCCTTCCGGCCTTTGCCATGGCCTCCCCGGCAGCCCTCGCCTCCGGCAAAGCGGACGTCCTGGACCAGAACCGGGGCGGCCAGGCCATGTCAGCCTTCGCCACGAACCCCGTCGGCACCGGCCCCTTCTCCCTTGCCGCCTGGGGCACCGACAACGTCACCCTGGCCAGCAACCCGGCCTACTGGGGTGACCGCGGCCAGATCGCCACCATCAACTTCCTGGCCTACAACCACCCCCAGACCCGCCTGCAGGCACTGCTGGACGGCAAGATCGATGGCTACGACGCCGTGACCGTGGGGAACTTCGACCAGCTGGTCAAGCGCGGCAAGCAAATCGTGCAGCGCGACCCGTTCTCGGTGATGTACGTGGGCTTGAACCAGGACGTCCCGATCCTCCAGAACCAGAAGATCCGGCAGGCGGTGGAGCTTGCGATCGACAAGGAGACGTTGATCCGGAAGTTCTTTATCGACAACACCGCCAAGGCCACACAGTTTGTTCCGCCCAAGATCAGCGGGTTCAACAACGACGCACCTGAACTCGGGCACGATCCTGCCAAGGCAAAGGACTACCTGAAGGAGGGCGGCTACGCCGGGGAAGAACTGAAGTTCTATTACCCCCTCAACGTCACCCGCCCGTACCTGCCCACGCCCGAAAAGGTGTACGCCGAACTCAGCCGGCAGCTCACCGCCGTCGGCTTCAACATCAGGCCCGTGCCCGTTGACTGGTCCAACGGCTACCTCCAGAAGGTCCAGTCTGCCGGCGACCATGCCCTCCACATCCTTGGCTGGAACGGGTCCTATTCGGACGCGGACAACTTCGTCGGGCCACTCTTCGGGGAGAAGAACGGCGAGTTCGGGTACCAGGATCCCCAGGTCTTCTCGAAGATCAACCGGGCACGCGGGCTTCCTGAAGGGAAGGAGCGGGATGACCTTTATCACACCATCAACACCCAGATCGCCGCGACGGTGCCGGCTGTTCCCATCGCCTTCCCCATCTCCGCACTTGCACTCTCGGACCGCGTGCTCAGCTACCCGGCGTCGCCTGTCTTAAATGAAGTTTTCACGAAGGTGCAGCTAAAGCCTTGA
- a CDS encoding malate:quinone oxidoreductase has product MTFISKTPHADVVLIGGGIMSATLGAFLKQLEPTWTISLFERLDQPGLESSDPWNNAGTGHAALCELNYSPAAKDGSVSPAKALLINEQFQLSRQFWSHLVDNSLIGSPKGFINTVPHMSFVIGEDHTRFLKTRYEALKPHPLFRSMEYSEDHAQIAKWAPLIVKGRDPQQRIAATRAAEGTDVDFGALTRELTTYLGNNGVEINYGHDVTGISRASDGGWDLALKYPKSGEHGKIHAKFVFVGAGGGALHLLQASGIPESKGYGGFPVSGQFFRCTDETIAAQHSAKVYGQASVGAPPMSVPHLDTRYVNGKRSLLFGPYAGFSTNFLKNGSYLDLPLSIRPGNIIPMLAVAKDNMDLTAYLVKEVVKRHDQKVEALREYYPEAKGSDWELITAGQRVQIIKKDPQKGGILQFGTEVIAGRDGSIGALLGASPGASTAVPIMIELLQKTFPKNFKGWQSKLKDMMPGYGVKLDENPDLAAELERATAKSLQLESVSASR; this is encoded by the coding sequence GTGACCTTCATTTCCAAGACCCCACACGCCGACGTTGTCCTGATAGGCGGCGGCATCATGAGCGCCACGCTGGGGGCATTCCTCAAGCAGTTGGAGCCGACCTGGACCATCTCCCTGTTCGAGCGGCTGGACCAGCCCGGCCTGGAAAGCTCGGACCCCTGGAACAACGCAGGAACGGGCCACGCCGCCCTCTGCGAACTGAACTACTCGCCCGCGGCCAAAGACGGCTCGGTCAGCCCCGCCAAGGCGCTGCTCATCAACGAACAGTTCCAGCTTTCCCGCCAGTTCTGGTCCCACCTGGTGGACAACAGCCTGATTGGTTCGCCCAAGGGCTTTATCAACACCGTCCCGCACATGAGCTTCGTGATCGGCGAAGACCACACCCGCTTCCTGAAGACCCGGTACGAGGCACTGAAGCCCCACCCGTTGTTCCGGAGCATGGAGTACTCAGAGGACCACGCCCAGATCGCCAAATGGGCACCGCTGATCGTCAAGGGCCGCGACCCCCAGCAGCGCATTGCGGCCACCCGCGCGGCCGAGGGCACCGACGTCGACTTCGGCGCACTGACCCGTGAACTGACCACGTACCTTGGTAACAACGGCGTCGAAATCAACTACGGCCACGACGTTACCGGGATCTCCCGCGCGTCCGACGGCGGCTGGGACCTGGCGCTGAAGTACCCCAAGTCGGGCGAGCACGGCAAGATCCACGCCAAATTCGTCTTTGTCGGCGCCGGCGGCGGCGCCCTGCACCTGCTTCAGGCCTCCGGCATCCCCGAAAGCAAGGGCTACGGCGGGTTTCCCGTCTCCGGCCAGTTCTTCCGCTGCACGGACGAGACCATCGCCGCCCAGCACAGCGCCAAGGTCTACGGCCAGGCCTCCGTGGGTGCGCCGCCCATGTCCGTTCCGCACCTGGATACCCGCTACGTCAACGGGAAGCGCTCGCTCCTGTTCGGCCCGTATGCAGGCTTCTCCACCAACTTCCTGAAGAACGGCTCGTACCTGGACCTGCCCCTGTCCATCCGCCCCGGCAACATCATTCCGATGCTCGCCGTTGCCAAGGACAACATGGACCTCACCGCCTACCTGGTCAAGGAAGTGGTCAAGCGCCACGACCAGAAGGTGGAGGCACTGCGCGAGTACTACCCGGAGGCAAAGGGCAGCGACTGGGAACTCATCACCGCCGGCCAGCGTGTACAGATCATCAAGAAAGACCCGCAAAAGGGCGGCATCCTCCAGTTCGGCACTGAAGTGATTGCCGGCCGCGACGGCTCCATCGGTGCGCTCCTGGGCGCTTCGCCGGGGGCGTCCACCGCTGTCCCCATCATGATCGAGCTGCTCCAGAAGACGTTCCCCAAGAACTTCAAGGGCTGGCAGTCCAAGCTCAAGGACATGATGCCCGGCTATGGGGTGAAGCTGGATGAGAATCCGGACCTCGCCGCGGAACTGGAACGGGCCACGGCCAAGTCCCTCCAGCTGGAGAGCGTTTCCGCCAGCCGCTGA
- a CDS encoding efflux RND transporter permease subunit gives MFRLAHLSLANRALIALITVFASVFGVITMSSLKQELIPSIEFPQITVLSSMPGASPEVVDKQVSGPLEKALNGVEGLESTSSTSRTGVSQITMVFTYGSNLDRARNQIDRAISNAKRTLPSDVQPQAIAGSISDFPIVFLAVSSDKPLSELNADLQRLSVPRLQKIDGVRSADVTGGASQHIEILPRTDAMAAAGVGVTAIRDALSNNGALVPAGTLQDQGKTLSLQIGSPVDSLDAIKALPLTGAKNAATIGSVADVSLKDDERTSITRTNGAETLAVSVTKKPEGDTVGISHAVRDSLNNLEAELGSNAKFTPVFDQAPFIEKSIKDLTTEGLLGLGFAVAIILLFLMSARSTLVTAISIPLSLLITFIGLSATGYSLNILTLGALTIAIGRVVDDSIVVIENIKRHLSYGEEKSTAILTAIREVAGAITASTLTTVAVFLPIAFVGELAGELFRPFALTVTMALLASLLVSLTIVPVLAYWFLKNPKGGPAGAAAGSPEARRIADEAKARAHDAEQRSRLQRGYLPILRSTQKHPVITLVAAVLVLGATGAMTPLLATNLLGNSGQNSLTVRQVLPPGTSLADTSAAAIRLEGVLRGLDGIKDVQVTSGNAQAGFAALTSTGSSNSTFTVVTDEKANQERLQDTVRTELAKVPDSGKISVGTQQGGFGTSSTVDITLKAATSADLQSASDTMVAAMTGVPGTSEVASNLAASNPVVQVKVDRAKAAAAGLNEEQVAGVLASTISPIPAGTVRIDTNDFPVRIGQGTKFTSIDAVRNIPLPAAGRPVTLGSIAAVEQVDVPVSITASNGERTAKVSITPSGSNLGAVNTEVQKRLADVQLPPGVTATIGGATTQQAESFRQLGLALLAAIAIVYVIMVATFKSLVQPLILLVSVPFAATGAVALLLLTGVPLGLPSLIGMLMLVGIVVTNAIVLIDLINQYRQPRDGRPGMNVADAITNGARQRLRPILMTALATVFALTPMALGLTGGGGFISQPLAVVVIGGLVSSTALTLVLVPVLYRLVEGRREKKALLRDLQARPEGGPGSDIDAEFRDWTTGQVPKVSGRRAAPGGAE, from the coding sequence ATGTTCCGGTTGGCGCACCTTTCCCTGGCGAACCGGGCCCTGATCGCGCTGATCACCGTCTTCGCCTCGGTGTTCGGCGTGATCACCATGTCGTCGCTGAAGCAGGAGCTCATCCCTTCGATCGAGTTCCCGCAGATCACCGTGCTCAGTTCCATGCCGGGGGCATCCCCCGAAGTGGTGGACAAACAGGTCAGCGGCCCCCTTGAAAAGGCGCTGAACGGCGTGGAGGGGCTGGAATCCACCTCCTCCACGTCGCGGACCGGCGTCTCCCAGATCACCATGGTGTTCACCTACGGATCGAACCTGGACCGGGCCCGGAACCAGATCGACCGGGCCATCTCCAACGCCAAACGGACCCTGCCCAGCGACGTCCAGCCGCAGGCCATCGCCGGCAGCATCAGCGACTTCCCCATTGTTTTCCTCGCCGTCTCGTCGGACAAACCGCTCAGTGAACTGAACGCGGACCTGCAGCGCCTCAGCGTTCCCAGGCTGCAGAAGATCGACGGCGTCCGGAGCGCCGACGTCACGGGTGGCGCCTCCCAGCACATCGAGATCCTCCCCCGCACCGACGCCATGGCAGCGGCGGGGGTAGGCGTCACCGCCATCCGCGACGCCCTGTCCAACAACGGCGCCCTGGTTCCGGCCGGAACACTCCAGGACCAGGGCAAGACCCTCTCGCTGCAGATCGGCAGCCCGGTGGATTCACTCGACGCCATCAAAGCACTGCCGCTGACCGGAGCCAAGAACGCAGCGACCATCGGCTCCGTTGCCGACGTCTCCCTCAAGGACGATGAGCGCACCTCCATTACCCGCACCAACGGCGCCGAGACGCTTGCGGTCTCCGTGACCAAGAAGCCCGAGGGCGACACGGTAGGGATCTCGCACGCGGTCCGGGACTCGCTGAACAACCTGGAGGCAGAGCTGGGGTCGAACGCCAAGTTCACGCCCGTCTTCGACCAGGCCCCGTTCATCGAAAAGTCCATCAAGGACCTCACCACCGAAGGCCTCCTGGGACTGGGATTCGCCGTGGCCATCATCCTGCTCTTCCTGATGTCCGCACGGTCCACGCTGGTCACGGCCATCTCGATTCCGTTGTCCCTGCTCATCACATTCATCGGCCTGTCGGCCACCGGCTACTCGCTGAACATCCTGACTCTGGGCGCCCTCACCATCGCGATCGGGCGCGTGGTGGACGACTCGATCGTGGTCATTGAGAACATCAAGCGGCACCTCAGTTACGGCGAGGAAAAGTCGACGGCGATCCTCACCGCCATCAGGGAAGTTGCCGGGGCCATCACCGCCTCGACCCTGACCACGGTGGCGGTGTTCCTGCCCATCGCCTTCGTGGGCGAACTGGCAGGCGAACTGTTCCGGCCGTTCGCCCTGACGGTCACCATGGCGCTGCTGGCATCGCTGCTGGTCTCGCTGACCATCGTTCCGGTGCTGGCCTACTGGTTCCTGAAGAACCCCAAGGGCGGCCCCGCCGGCGCGGCCGCAGGATCCCCCGAGGCGCGGCGCATTGCCGACGAGGCCAAGGCAAGGGCCCACGACGCCGAGCAGCGCAGCCGGCTGCAGCGCGGCTACCTGCCCATCCTCCGGTCCACGCAGAAGCACCCCGTCATCACCCTGGTGGCGGCTGTCCTGGTGCTCGGTGCCACCGGTGCCATGACGCCGCTGCTGGCCACCAACCTCCTGGGGAACTCTGGGCAGAACAGCCTGACCGTACGCCAGGTGCTTCCGCCGGGGACCAGCCTGGCCGACACCAGCGCGGCGGCTATCCGCCTCGAAGGCGTGCTGCGCGGCCTCGACGGCATCAAGGACGTCCAGGTGACGTCGGGCAACGCCCAGGCCGGCTTCGCCGCACTGACCTCCACCGGCTCCTCCAACTCGACATTCACCGTGGTGACTGACGAAAAGGCCAACCAGGAACGGCTCCAGGACACCGTGCGGACCGAGCTGGCCAAGGTGCCTGATTCCGGAAAGATCTCCGTGGGAACCCAGCAGGGCGGCTTCGGCACCTCGTCCACCGTGGACATTACGCTGAAGGCTGCCACCAGCGCGGACCTGCAGTCGGCCAGCGACACCATGGTTGCCGCCATGACTGGGGTGCCCGGCACCAGCGAGGTGGCCAGCAACCTGGCTGCCAGCAACCCGGTGGTGCAGGTCAAGGTGGACCGGGCCAAGGCCGCGGCGGCCGGCCTGAACGAGGAGCAGGTGGCCGGCGTGCTGGCCTCCACGATCAGCCCCATCCCGGCAGGCACGGTGCGGATCGACACTAACGACTTCCCCGTCCGCATTGGCCAGGGCACCAAGTTCACCAGCATCGACGCCGTCCGGAATATCCCGCTTCCGGCGGCCGGCCGGCCGGTCACGCTGGGAAGCATCGCCGCCGTCGAGCAGGTGGACGTCCCCGTCTCCATCACCGCCAGCAACGGCGAGCGTACCGCCAAGGTGTCCATCACGCCGTCGGGCTCCAACCTGGGTGCCGTGAACACCGAAGTCCAAAAGCGCCTCGCTGACGTCCAGCTTCCGCCGGGGGTCACTGCCACTATCGGTGGTGCCACCACCCAGCAGGCCGAATCCTTCCGGCAACTTGGCCTGGCCCTGCTGGCGGCCATCGCCATCGTGTATGTGATCATGGTGGCCACCTTCAAGTCCCTCGTGCAGCCGTTGATCCTGCTGGTCTCGGTTCCGTTCGCGGCTACCGGTGCCGTGGCCCTGCTGCTGCTCACCGGGGTTCCGCTGGGACTGCCGTCACTGATCGGCATGCTGATGCTGGTGGGAATCGTGGTTACCAACGCGATCGTGCTGATCGACCTGATCAACCAGTACCGGCAGCCCCGCGACGGCCGGCCCGGCATGAACGTGGCGGATGCCATCACGAACGGCGCCCGGCAGCGCCTCCGGCCCATCCTCATGACGGCACTGGCAACGGTCTTCGCCCTGACCCCCATGGCACTGGGCCTCACGGGCGGCGGCGGGTTCATTTCCCAGCCGTTGGCGGTGGTGGTGATTGGCGGCCTGGTGTCTTCCACGGCCCTGACCCTGGTCCTGGTTCCCGTGCTCTACCGGCTGGTGGAAGGCCGGCGGGAAAAGAAGGCGCTTCTGCGGGACCTGCAGGCCCGCCCTGAGGGTGGACCCGGTTCGGACATCGACGCCGAGTTCAGGGACTGGACCACCGGCCAGGTCCCCAAGGTCAGCGGGCGCCGGGCGGCCCCCGGCGGTGCCGAATAG
- a CDS encoding MarR family winged helix-turn-helix transcriptional regulator has translation MAAGGQESPVRLAAETWESLFRAQVAVMRKLQSGPAFRKLAVNEYDVLFTLSRCPSGWLRLNELNDNVLLSQSSLSRLVERLEKRGLVARMPAPEDGRGVLLKLTDEGRELQKEIGREHVRDISALVGPALTAAEQKELMRLTDKLRNSLGKR, from the coding sequence ATGGCTGCCGGAGGACAGGAATCGCCGGTGCGGCTGGCGGCGGAGACCTGGGAATCGCTGTTCCGGGCGCAGGTAGCCGTCATGCGGAAGCTGCAGTCAGGGCCCGCATTCCGGAAGCTTGCGGTGAACGAGTACGACGTCCTGTTCACGCTTTCCCGCTGCCCGTCCGGCTGGCTGCGGCTCAACGAGCTCAACGATAACGTCCTGTTGAGCCAGTCCAGCCTGAGCCGGCTGGTGGAGCGGCTCGAGAAGCGCGGCCTCGTGGCCCGGATGCCGGCGCCGGAGGACGGCCGCGGCGTGCTGCTCAAGCTGACGGACGAGGGCCGCGAACTCCAGAAGGAAATTGGCCGCGAGCATGTCCGGGACATCTCGGCACTGGTGGGACCGGCACTGACGGCCGCCGAGCAGAAAGAGCTCATGCGGCTTACCGACAAGCTGCGGAACTCGCTGGGGAAGCGCTAG
- a CDS encoding transglutaminase family protein has product MERSVSARLAFRTIANTKVAMAVAVARNSGYSSFAESLSVTAGGAEVPLKEISDHHGGRFHYMEFAEPTEVTVEYSATVAGRAVPEEADLADRIRYVRPSRYAESDRLLPTAYAEFGGVHGADLVHAVRDWVNGELRYISGSSRGTDGAVETLLSRRGVCRDFAHLAIALLRSKDIPARLAAVYAPGLSPMDFHAVAEAHVEGAWHVIDPTGLAPRESMLRITAGRDSSDTAFLSTVGGSLVLNQLRVTAVVDGDLPAEDPARLVQLG; this is encoded by the coding sequence ATGGAACGCTCTGTTTCCGCCCGCCTCGCCTTCAGGACCATCGCCAACACCAAGGTGGCCATGGCCGTCGCCGTGGCGAGGAACAGCGGCTACTCATCCTTTGCGGAGTCCCTGTCCGTGACGGCGGGGGGAGCGGAGGTTCCCCTCAAGGAGATATCGGACCACCACGGGGGCCGGTTCCACTACATGGAATTCGCCGAACCCACCGAAGTCACGGTGGAATATTCGGCCACGGTGGCCGGCCGCGCCGTGCCCGAAGAAGCGGACCTGGCCGACCGCATCCGCTATGTACGCCCCAGCCGGTATGCAGAGTCTGACAGGCTGCTGCCGACGGCCTATGCGGAATTCGGCGGAGTCCACGGGGCGGACCTGGTGCATGCCGTCCGCGACTGGGTCAACGGCGAGCTGCGGTACATCAGCGGCTCCTCCCGTGGCACGGATGGCGCGGTGGAGACGCTCCTGAGCAGGCGGGGCGTTTGCCGGGACTTCGCGCACCTGGCCATCGCCCTGCTGCGGTCCAAGGACATCCCGGCCCGCCTCGCGGCTGTCTACGCCCCCGGCCTGAGTCCCATGGATTTCCACGCCGTGGCGGAAGCCCATGTGGAGGGTGCGTGGCACGTCATCGACCCCACGGGGCTTGCCCCGCGGGAGTCGATGCTGCGCATTACTGCCGGCCGTGATTCGTCGGATACGGCTTTCCTTTCCACGGTGGGCGGAAGCCTGGTTTTGAACCAGCTGCGCGTGACCGCAGTGGTGGACGGGGACCTTCCGGCTGAGGACCCCGCCCGGCTGGTGCAGCTGGGCTAG
- a CDS encoding DUF1684 domain-containing protein has product MSQEQHGAAEENPADISALDIVDWRLRTFALYDNVRRISADNPSEAHSYWRHQRDLMFATHPASALTAADKARFSGLKTADYDPIYRFHVPLTKEGAGRELSVDTGTDGVVNLVRLGTFDLPEMGQLGVWKIHGYGGGIFVPFRDATAGQPGGSYGAGRYLLDTIKGAFQGVQGSGPDAMFVLDFNFAYNPSCAYNEAWACPLPGPSNRLAVDIPVGELY; this is encoded by the coding sequence ATGTCGCAAGAGCAGCACGGCGCAGCCGAAGAGAACCCCGCGGACATTTCGGCCCTGGACATCGTCGATTGGCGGCTGCGGACCTTTGCGCTTTACGACAACGTCCGCCGGATCTCCGCGGATAACCCGTCCGAGGCCCACTCTTACTGGCGCCACCAGCGGGACCTGATGTTCGCCACTCATCCGGCTTCGGCGCTGACCGCAGCGGACAAGGCCCGCTTTTCCGGCCTGAAGACCGCGGACTATGACCCCATCTACCGGTTCCACGTCCCGCTCACCAAGGAAGGCGCGGGCCGGGAGCTGAGCGTGGACACCGGGACCGACGGCGTGGTGAACCTCGTGCGGCTTGGCACCTTCGACCTTCCCGAGATGGGCCAGCTGGGGGTGTGGAAAATCCACGGATACGGGGGCGGAATCTTCGTTCCGTTCCGCGATGCCACGGCGGGCCAGCCGGGCGGCAGCTACGGGGCGGGGCGCTACCTGCTGGACACGATCAAGGGCGCATTCCAAGGGGTCCAGGGGTCCGGGCCGGATGCCATGTTCGTCCTGGACTTCAACTTCGCCTACAACCCCTCCTGCGCCTATAACGAGGCATGGGCCTGTCCGCTGCCCGGGCCATCCAACCGGCTTGCAGTGGACATCCCCGTGGGCGAGCTGTATTAA
- a CDS encoding GtrA family protein → MREGLSAPAVTETASRQFPATKHYRGVLRFPVIRQLLRFSGVGVICTAASLGLYALLRPWLGAQLANAVALVLTSLLNTALNRRLTFKITGEQRRFRDHLNGVVVIAVALVITGSSLGVLHWFNPDASVGDELVATTLSGFLATAVRFSMLRHWIFRRARHR, encoded by the coding sequence GTGAGGGAAGGCCTGTCCGCTCCCGCCGTCACGGAAACAGCGTCCCGGCAATTTCCCGCCACCAAGCACTACCGTGGTGTGCTGCGCTTTCCGGTCATCCGGCAGTTGCTGCGTTTTTCCGGCGTCGGGGTCATCTGCACCGCGGCGTCCCTGGGGCTTTACGCGCTGCTGCGCCCGTGGCTCGGCGCCCAGCTGGCCAACGCCGTGGCACTGGTCCTGACGTCGCTGCTGAACACCGCACTGAACCGCCGGCTGACGTTCAAGATCACCGGCGAACAACGCCGTTTCCGCGACCACCTCAACGGCGTCGTGGTGATTGCCGTGGCCTTGGTGATTACCGGCAGCAGCCTCGGAGTGCTGCACTGGTTCAACCCGGACGCCAGCGTGGGTGACGAACTGGTTGCCACCACGCTCTCCGGTTTCCTGGCCACCGCGGTGCGCTTCAGCATGCTGCGGCACTGGATCTTCCGCCGGGCACGGCACCGCTAG